The proteins below are encoded in one region of Clostridium fermenticellae:
- a CDS encoding sensor domain-containing diguanylate cyclase produces the protein MSSLEDKYNKLKKDYESYQRVAEETMQKQSSKIIELDEKVNMLSLIMKISEYINKFLGSDQLVFTINDIMIGILGVTYSSVYLLKDDKLELMVSNLDKTKHHFMIKEFNENQDKLEVLLINSQDDISRDENMQIHSCICMPIYLNDVILGAIVVEHNMYNYLTEEHIRLLKALSNHLAICLENNKLYNQTKRSSERDFLTMLYNRNYFFSVINKKISDGERNFSIIMIDVDDFKKCNDTYGHQFGDLVLKNICEIISNNIRKDDIIARYGGEEIIIYMNNVKNMESVYNRMESIRKDIENTVVNFKGISYKITISIGIAVVKDDDKNLHQIIERADMNLYKAKNLGKNVVVY, from the coding sequence ATGTCGTCATTAGAGGATAAATATAATAAATTAAAGAAGGATTATGAAAGCTATCAAAGAGTAGCTGAAGAAACTATGCAAAAGCAAAGTTCTAAGATAATAGAATTGGATGAAAAGGTCAATATGTTATCTTTAATAATGAAAATAAGTGAGTATATAAATAAATTTTTAGGAAGTGATCAATTAGTATTTACTATAAACGATATAATGATAGGAATACTAGGTGTTACATATTCTAGTGTTTATTTATTAAAAGACGATAAATTAGAATTAATGGTTTCCAATCTTGACAAGACTAAACATCATTTTATGATTAAAGAATTTAATGAAAATCAGGACAAATTGGAGGTATTATTAATTAACTCGCAAGATGATATCTCTAGAGACGAGAATATGCAAATACATTCATGTATTTGCATGCCAATATATTTAAATGATGTTATTCTAGGAGCTATAGTGGTGGAGCATAATATGTATAATTATTTGACAGAAGAACATATCAGGCTTTTAAAAGCATTAAGTAATCATTTAGCCATCTGTCTTGAAAATAATAAACTATATAATCAGACTAAGAGAAGTTCAGAAAGAGATTTTTTAACAATGCTTTATAACAGAAACTATTTTTTTTCTGTTATAAATAAAAAAATTTCAGATGGTGAAAGAAATTTTTCAATCATTATGATAGATGTAGATGATTTTAAAAAGTGTAATGATACCTATGGTCATCAGTTTGGTGATTTGGTTTTAAAGAATATATGCGAAATTATAAGCAATAATATTAGAAAAGATGATATAATTGCAAGATATGGCGGAGAAGAAATAATAATATATATGAATAATGTTAAAAATATGGAAAGCGTTTATAACAGAATGGAGTCTATACGAAAAGATATAGAGAATACAGTAGTAAACTTTAAAGGTATAAGTTATAAAATAACGATATCTATAGGTATAGCTGTTGTCAAGGATGATGATAAGAATTTACACCAAATAATAGAAAGAGCAGACATGAATTTGTACAAAGCTAAGAATTTAGGTAAAAATGTAGTAGTATATTAA
- the thrC gene encoding threonine synthase, which translates to MKQIFYKSTRGDRRLFTSSQAILQGISEDGGLFVPDSIPDLTHEINSIVDMNYKELSYLVMSEFFTDFDESELRECVGRAYDSKFDTENIVELKKVSNVYFMELYHGPTLAFKDMALSILPYLMKVSAKKNDFNKDILILTATSGDTGKAALESFSGVDRIKIIVLFPKNGVSKIQEMQMVTQEGDNTCVIGLNGNFDDAQTGVKNIFKDSFFNKKLFDMGYVLSSANSINIGRLIPQIVYYFYGYASMVKNGQIDKNEKINVVVPTGNFGNILAAYYAKSMGLPIKKLICASNDNNVLTDFINKGIYDKNRDFFVTISPSMDILISSNLERLLYLISDCDCSEVKQLMNSLNTNGEYSISQNMKDGLRDFYGNFATQKETLDSIKEIFDSDKYLIDTHTAVAYSVYKKYLEETNDNTKVLIASTASPYKFTKFVMKALDSKYSYMDDFSLIKEMNKIGFVNIPDSINDLENKEILHKIVCDKNQIRTKILDFLNNYK; encoded by the coding sequence ATGAAACAAATTTTTTATAAGAGCACAAGAGGGGACAGGAGATTATTTACTTCATCACAGGCTATACTTCAGGGGATAAGTGAAGATGGAGGATTATTTGTACCTGACAGTATACCTGATTTAACTCATGAAATAAATAGTATCGTGGATATGAACTATAAAGAATTGTCGTATCTAGTAATGAGTGAATTTTTTACTGACTTTGATGAATCAGAATTAAGAGAATGCGTAGGCAGAGCATATGATTCAAAATTTGATACTGAAAATATAGTAGAATTAAAAAAAGTGAGTAATGTATATTTTATGGAATTGTATCATGGACCTACACTGGCATTCAAGGATATGGCATTGTCAATACTTCCATATTTGATGAAAGTATCCGCTAAAAAGAATGATTTTAATAAAGATATTTTGATACTTACTGCCACATCTGGGGATACTGGGAAAGCAGCTTTAGAGAGTTTTTCAGGGGTAGATAGAATAAAAATAATAGTTTTATTCCCTAAAAATGGTGTGAGTAAGATACAGGAAATGCAAATGGTTACACAAGAAGGAGACAATACTTGCGTAATAGGATTGAATGGTAATTTTGATGATGCACAAACAGGTGTAAAGAATATATTTAAGGATAGTTTCTTTAATAAAAAATTATTTGATATGGGTTATGTATTGTCGTCAGCAAATTCTATAAATATAGGAAGGCTAATACCACAGATAGTATATTATTTTTATGGATATGCCAGTATGGTTAAGAACGGGCAAATAGATAAGAATGAAAAGATAAATGTAGTTGTTCCAACTGGGAATTTTGGGAATATACTTGCAGCATATTATGCTAAAAGTATGGGATTGCCCATAAAAAAATTGATATGTGCATCCAATGATAATAATGTACTTACTGACTTTATAAATAAGGGGATTTATGATAAAAACAGAGATTTTTTTGTGACTATATCGCCTTCAATGGATATACTTATATCTAGTAATTTAGAAAGGCTGTTATATTTAATAAGTGATTGTGATTGTAGTGAGGTTAAACAATTAATGAATTCATTAAATACTAATGGGGAGTATAGTATATCTCAGAATATGAAGGATGGCCTTAGGGATTTCTATGGAAACTTTGCAACTCAAAAAGAGACTTTGGATTCAATAAAAGAGATTTTTGATTCAGATAAATATCTTATTGACACGCATACTGCTGTTGCATATTCTGTATATAAAAAATATTTAGAGGAAACAAATGATAATACAAAGGTATTGATTGCATCTACTGCTAGTCCTTATAAATTTACAAAATTTGTGATGAAGGCTTTGGACAGCAAGTATTCTTATATGGATGATTTTTCTTTGATAAAAGAAATGAATAAAATAGGTTTTGTAAATATTCCTGATTCAATAAATGATTTAGAAAATAAGGAGATATTACATAAAATTGTATGTGATAAGAATCAAATTAGGACTAAGATTTTGGATTTTTTAAATAATTATAAATAG
- a CDS encoding NlpC/P60 family protein has translation MIITLLINAAYAKNVLASPSSTQISITNTNKEDDLENKIQIADNEIEKNIDNLNTYNNKIKSLEKNIVKNETNIKNLTTQIQKLNDASKQQIRAMYINGMSEGYIELLLSSKNIIDFADKAIAAQKIISFDKDTLRTLSQNKQNIKLESDKLDSDKKNLEELKNDVNKKIQLLNEQKNSEKALLAQLKDDDSKSLDTTNTDNAIVNYAFKFLGVKYVWGGTSPDPGFDCSGFVQYVYAHFGVSIPRLSQNQQNYGTDITDRSLLKPGDLVFFGRPAYHVGMYIGDNKFIEAPHTGDVVKICALGNYTSARRITN, from the coding sequence ATGATAATTACTTTATTAATAAATGCAGCTTATGCTAAAAATGTGCTGGCAAGCCCATCTTCTACCCAAATTTCAATAACAAATACAAATAAAGAAGATGACCTTGAAAATAAAATACAAATTGCCGATAATGAAATAGAAAAAAATATTGATAATTTAAATACATATAACAATAAAATAAAGTCTCTTGAAAAAAATATAGTAAAAAATGAAACAAATATCAAAAACCTAACAACCCAAATTCAGAAATTAAATGATGCCTCTAAACAACAAATACGTGCTATGTATATCAATGGTATGTCTGAGGGTTACATAGAGTTACTGCTATCATCTAAAAATATAATTGATTTTGCAGATAAGGCAATAGCTGCCCAAAAAATTATCTCTTTTGATAAGGATACTCTTAGAACTCTAAGCCAAAACAAACAAAATATTAAACTTGAAAGTGATAAATTAGATTCTGATAAAAAAAATCTCGAAGAATTAAAGAATGATGTAAATAAAAAGATACAGTTATTAAATGAGCAAAAAAATTCTGAAAAGGCTCTCTTAGCTCAATTAAAGGATGATGATTCAAAAAGTTTAGACACTACAAATACTGATAATGCCATAGTCAATTATGCATTTAAATTTTTAGGTGTAAAATATGTATGGGGAGGTACATCGCCTGACCCTGGATTTGATTGCTCGGGTTTTGTTCAATATGTCTATGCCCATTTTGGTGTAAGCATACCAAGATTATCACAAAATCAACAAAATTATGGTACAGATATTACTGACAGATCATTACTTAAACCAGGAGATCTAGTTTTTTTTGGCAGACCTGCCTACCATGTTGGGATGTATATAGGTGATAATAAATTTATTGAAGCTCCCCATACAGGTGATGTTGTAAAAATATGTGCTCTTGGAAATTATACCTCTGCCAGGAGGATTACCAATTAA
- the addB gene encoding helicase-exonuclease AddAB subunit AddB translates to MSLRFIYGRAGSGKSYYCLKDIKRRIDEGSTNSLILLVPEQFSFQAEKNLIDTIGEKGMFKAQIMSFRSMAYKVLNEVGGITLEHVNSSGKDMLIYKIMNENSSELKTFSRSIKRPGFISMISNIITELKRYDINSEILQSKVDRIENENLKDKLYDISLIFSKFEEKLHEKYIDAEDDLSILTGNLSKSHMFDQTEIWVDEFISFTPQEYNILEKLMLSTKRLNVTICSDSLNETGILEDTDLFLPTKFTEAKLLQLAKDNNIKYDRPIALKCSPCYRFKDSSEMQHLEKYLFSFPYKKYDRENFNIGVLRALNKYSEIKEIAKDIIRICRDCDFRFKDIAVVSGDLDGYENLIRAIFSEYEIPFFIDKKRKISNNPMVIFIISAIEIIAKNWSYESVFKYLKTGFFDITKDEVDIIENYVLSNGISGSKWIKDEYWKFNINYSINDKGKNSYEGDMLSKINDIRNRIITPLLKLSDSIKGKKTARQICIGIYDFICNIQFADKIQSSMDRFRSIGELDKVNEYNQIWDIIVELLDQIVEAIGDEIISVAEFYKIFATGFEKYEIGVIPPALDQVLVGSVTRIKSHDINALYIVGVNDGTFPSPLPDEGILSDNDRENLNNYGIEIAKSSRNRVFEEQFLIYSTLTIVSKYLKLSYVVSDEDGKGKRPSVVISRIKKLFPNLKEEDAVIHREDDISSIYSIAGPNAVFNDLISNIREHSNGEYMNGLWLDVYRWYKLNEDWSQKLDRVLRGFQYTNEVYINDTAKVRKLYGRHLNMSISRLEKFVQCPFAYFIQYGLKAKERKVYKLTPPDFGSFIHSMLKIFSDRISKEKLSWSDLNESWCKEQITDIVDQTLNDIPGSIFNSSKRYNYAVHEVKKILITSVWLIARHMKKSDFKPLGYEVSFQNEGEFPPISVELHSGETVSLIGKIDRLDGMENKEETYLRVVDYKSGTKEFKLSDVYYGLQMQLLIYLDVILTEFEEKYNDTCIPGGVLYFKLDDPIIKVESDIDDQDIEKRIARALRMNGLILNDPGVVKRMDKSIDKVSDMIPVTMKKDGNISEAKSSVATLEQFSNLRRYIRDMIAKLCEQILEGNIDISPCRNNRNIACDYCIYSFICQFDTGMKGNRYRNMKEKSDKEVWEELKRRYGKEE, encoded by the coding sequence ATGAGCTTACGATTTATATATGGAAGAGCTGGAAGTGGAAAAAGTTATTACTGCTTAAAAGATATAAAGAGAAGGATTGATGAAGGAAGCACTAATTCATTAATTTTGCTTGTGCCTGAACAGTTCTCATTCCAGGCAGAAAAAAATCTAATAGATACTATAGGAGAAAAGGGGATGTTTAAAGCTCAGATAATGAGTTTCAGAAGTATGGCATATAAGGTTTTAAATGAAGTTGGAGGAATTACACTTGAACATGTAAATTCATCAGGTAAGGATATGCTAATATATAAAATAATGAATGAAAATTCGTCTGAACTTAAAACATTCTCAAGATCAATTAAAAGACCCGGGTTTATAAGTATGATTTCTAATATAATAACAGAATTAAAAAGATATGATATAAATTCCGAAATACTTCAGAGTAAAGTTGATAGGATTGAAAATGAAAATTTGAAAGACAAACTTTATGATATAAGTCTTATTTTTTCAAAATTTGAGGAGAAACTCCATGAAAAATACATAGATGCAGAGGATGATTTATCGATACTTACAGGAAATCTATCTAAGTCTCACATGTTTGATCAAACTGAGATTTGGGTGGATGAATTTATAAGTTTTACACCTCAAGAGTATAATATTTTAGAAAAGCTTATGCTTAGTACTAAAAGGTTAAATGTAACTATATGCAGTGACTCTTTGAATGAAACAGGAATTTTAGAGGATACTGATCTGTTTTTGCCTACTAAATTTACTGAAGCAAAACTTTTACAGCTAGCTAAAGATAACAATATAAAATATGATAGACCTATAGCTTTAAAGTGTTCTCCATGTTATAGATTTAAAGATAGTTCAGAGATGCAGCACCTTGAAAAATATTTATTTTCATTTCCTTATAAAAAATATGATAGAGAGAATTTTAATATAGGGGTATTGAGAGCTTTAAACAAATACTCGGAGATAAAAGAAATAGCAAAGGATATAATAAGGATCTGCAGGGATTGTGATTTTAGATTTAAAGATATTGCAGTTGTAAGTGGAGATCTTGATGGATATGAGAATTTGATTAGAGCAATTTTTTCAGAATATGAAATACCATTTTTTATAGATAAAAAAAGAAAGATTTCTAATAATCCAATGGTTATCTTTATAATATCGGCAATTGAAATTATAGCAAAAAATTGGTCTTATGAATCTGTATTTAAATATTTAAAAACTGGATTTTTCGATATAACAAAAGATGAGGTAGATATAATTGAAAATTACGTTTTATCCAATGGTATAAGTGGTTCTAAATGGATAAAAGATGAATATTGGAAATTTAATATAAATTATAGTATAAATGATAAAGGAAAGAATTCATATGAAGGTGATATGCTTTCTAAAATAAATGATATTAGAAATAGAATAATAACGCCGCTTTTAAAATTATCAGACAGCATTAAGGGAAAAAAGACTGCAAGGCAAATCTGTATCGGAATCTATGATTTTATTTGTAATATACAATTTGCGGATAAAATTCAGTCGTCAATGGATAGATTTAGGAGTATAGGAGAACTTGATAAGGTAAATGAATATAATCAAATATGGGATATAATAGTAGAACTTTTAGATCAAATAGTTGAAGCTATAGGTGATGAAATTATATCCGTAGCAGAATTTTATAAGATATTTGCTACTGGTTTTGAAAAATATGAGATAGGAGTTATTCCTCCAGCACTGGATCAGGTCCTGGTTGGAAGTGTAACTAGAATAAAAAGTCATGATATAAATGCTCTTTATATAGTAGGTGTGAATGATGGTACATTTCCATCTCCCCTGCCAGATGAAGGAATATTATCAGATAATGACAGGGAAAATCTAAATAATTATGGTATAGAAATAGCTAAAAGTAGTAGAAATAGGGTATTTGAAGAGCAATTTTTGATTTATAGTACCTTAACTATTGTAAGTAAGTACTTGAAATTAAGCTATGTTGTTTCTGATGAAGATGGAAAAGGTAAAAGACCATCTGTTGTTATTTCTAGAATAAAGAAGCTGTTTCCAAATTTAAAAGAAGAAGATGCTGTAATTCATAGAGAAGATGATATCTCAAGTATTTATAGTATTGCCGGTCCAAATGCTGTGTTTAATGATCTTATAAGTAATATAAGGGAACATTCAAATGGAGAATATATGAATGGACTGTGGCTGGATGTGTATAGATGGTATAAGTTGAATGAGGATTGGAGTCAGAAATTAGACAGGGTATTAAGAGGCTTTCAATATACAAATGAAGTTTATATAAATGATACGGCAAAAGTTAGAAAATTATATGGAAGACACTTGAATATGAGTATTTCGAGACTTGAAAAATTTGTGCAGTGTCCATTTGCTTATTTTATACAATATGGATTAAAAGCAAAAGAGCGAAAAGTATATAAACTCACACCTCCGGATTTTGGAAGCTTCATTCATAGTATGCTGAAAATATTTTCAGATAGAATTAGCAAAGAAAAGCTTTCCTGGAGTGATCTTAATGAAAGTTGGTGTAAAGAACAGATAACAGATATAGTCGATCAAACCTTGAATGATATTCCGGGATCAATATTCAATAGTTCGAAGAGATATAATTATGCAGTCCATGAAGTGAAAAAGATATTAATAACATCTGTATGGCTTATAGCAAGACATATGAAAAAGAGTGATTTTAAACCTTTAGGCTATGAAGTCAGTTTCCAAAACGAAGGTGAATTTCCTCCCATATCAGTAGAACTTCATTCAGGAGAAACTGTTTCATTAATAGGAAAAATAGATAGATTAGATGGTATGGAGAATAAAGAAGAAACATATCTAAGAGTGGTAGATTATAAGTCTGGAACCAAAGAGTTTAAACTATCAGATGTGTATTATGGTCTTCAAATGCAGCTGTTAATATACCTTGATGTTATATTAACAGAATTTGAGGAAAAATATAATGATACATGTATACCGGGTGGAGTATTATATTTTAAGCTGGATGATCCAATTATAAAGGTTGAATCAGATATAGATGATCAGGATATAGAAAAAAGAATAGCAAGGGCTTTAAGGATGAATGGACTTATATTGAATGATCCGGGTGTAGTAAAGCGAATGGATAAAAGTATAGATAAGGTATCTGACATGATACCTGTAACTATGAAAAAAGATGGAAATATATCGGAAGCTAAATCATCAGTTGCTACATTAGAACAATTTAGTAACCTGAGAAGATATATAAGAGATATGATAGCTAAACTTTGTGAACAGATTCTAGAGGGAAATATAGATATAAGTCCATGCAGGAATAATAGAAATATAGCTTGCGATTATTGCATTTATTCATTTATATGTCAGTTTGATACTGGTATGAAAGGTAACAGATACAGAAATATGAAAGAAAAATCTGATAAGGAAGTGTGGGAGGAATTAAAACGCAGGTATGGTAAAGAGGAGTAG
- a CDS encoding DUF4397 domain-containing protein: MFYCPYVNYFRQTQVHGHLRLLHASPNLSAVDVYANGSLIARNFRFKNFTEYIPVSPGNYRITVYPSGNSRDMILDTNISVGAGNIITAAIIGRSPRISIKVIMDPRLPVERNRLMLRFVNLSPDLSPTNLTFRRNDRTIFNNVKYPNATEYTVLSPGVYNFELRNSNDNKSILLVPNVRLTRNRFYTMYAVGLAKGGPPLQVLIALDGNSYIR, encoded by the coding sequence ATGTTTTATTGTCCATATGTTAATTATTTCAGACAAACTCAGGTACATGGGCATTTAAGATTGCTTCATGCTTCACCAAATTTATCGGCAGTTGATGTATATGCCAATGGATCACTTATTGCTAGAAATTTTAGATTTAAAAATTTTACTGAGTATATACCAGTTTCCCCAGGAAATTATAGAATTACAGTTTATCCATCTGGTAATTCAAGAGATATGATTTTGGATACAAATATAAGTGTTGGAGCGGGTAATATAATTACAGCAGCGATAATTGGAAGATCTCCAAGGATATCGATAAAAGTGATTATGGATCCGAGACTTCCTGTTGAAAGAAACAGATTAATGCTGAGATTTGTAAATTTATCTCCAGATCTTTCACCAACAAATTTAACATTTAGGAGGAATGACAGAACTATTTTTAACAATGTTAAATATCCTAATGCGACTGAATACACTGTACTTAGTCCTGGTGTATATAATTTTGAACTTAGAAATTCAAATGATAATAAGAGTATTTTATTAGTTCCAAATGTTAGACTTACTAGAAATAGATTTTATACCATGTATGCTGTTGGTTTGGCTAAAGGTGGACCACCACTGCAGGTATTGATAGCTTTAGACGGAAACAGTTATATTAGGTGA
- a CDS encoding MFS transporter produces MRRLKQMKLWEINLYIVWFSQVLSLMSFNFGMPFLPFYIQQLGITSTNSVKLYSGILNAAPAITMAIMSPIWGIVSDKYGRKLMLIRAMLCASFIIGAMGIVMNINQLIILRLVQGVFTGTVTAAQILIAANTPKNKISYALGFLSSSTFIGQCIGPVIGGALAEWVGYRVSFIIGGILMFIDFLLVLFFVKEEKNVDVKDDEIRNRDKNKSLRTVFTTTALSMLVVIFFIRVGRSVFNPYIPIFVQEVRSTASGAAGITGVMNGVLALMTAMAGLTLSKLGDKYDKMKLLIIYLTLGAVISVPLIWITKLWLFTFVFGIMFFVTGGVEPVIMSITAENTPVDKRGVLFGVQGTIGSIGFAVAPLLGGAISIKYYTRAILVCIPIFLIISSICVLVVMIHKIKTDPNSKLDLRSIFKL; encoded by the coding sequence ATGAGACGACTAAAACAGATGAAACTTTGGGAAATAAATTTATACATTGTCTGGTTTTCACAGGTTTTGTCTTTGATGAGTTTTAATTTTGGAATGCCTTTTTTGCCTTTTTATATTCAGCAGCTTGGAATAACAAGTACAAACAGTGTTAAACTCTACTCGGGAATTTTAAACGCTGCACCTGCTATAACTATGGCAATAATGTCACCTATTTGGGGAATTGTATCAGATAAATATGGTAGAAAATTAATGCTTATAAGAGCTATGCTGTGTGCTTCATTTATAATTGGAGCAATGGGTATAGTTATGAATATAAATCAACTGATTATTTTAAGACTTGTGCAAGGGGTATTTACAGGAACTGTTACAGCAGCTCAAATTTTAATAGCAGCTAATACACCTAAAAATAAAATATCTTATGCACTTGGTTTCTTATCATCGTCAACTTTTATCGGGCAATGTATTGGGCCAGTAATTGGTGGTGCCTTAGCGGAATGGGTTGGATATCGTGTAAGCTTTATAATAGGTGGTATATTGATGTTTATTGACTTCTTATTGGTTCTATTTTTTGTTAAAGAAGAGAAGAATGTAGATGTCAAGGATGATGAAATTCGTAATAGGGATAAAAATAAGTCACTTCGTACTGTTTTCACTACAACAGCTCTATCTATGCTTGTTGTAATTTTTTTTATAAGAGTTGGCCGTAGTGTATTTAATCCGTATATTCCTATATTTGTACAGGAGGTTAGGTCAACAGCTAGTGGCGCTGCAGGTATAACAGGGGTAATGAATGGAGTTCTTGCTTTAATGACGGCAATGGCTGGATTAACCTTAAGTAAACTTGGTGATAAATATGACAAAATGAAACTGCTGATAATATATCTGACTTTAGGTGCAGTTATATCGGTACCACTTATTTGGATAACTAAACTGTGGTTATTTACATTTGTATTTGGAATAATGTTCTTTGTAACAGGAGGAGTTGAGCCAGTTATAATGTCTATTACAGCGGAAAATACACCTGTTGACAAGAGAGGAGTATTATTTGGAGTTCAAGGGACTATCGGGAGTATTGGATTTGCAGTAGCACCTCTACTTGGAGGAGCTATTTCCATAAAATATTATACACGAGCTATTCTTGTATGTATACCGATATTTTTAATTATATCTAGTATCTGTGTGTTAGTTGTTATGATTCATAAAATTAAAACCGATCCTAATTCAAAGTTGGATTTAAGGAGTATATTTAAATTGTAG